From a single Eretmochelys imbricata isolate rEreImb1 chromosome 13, rEreImb1.hap1, whole genome shotgun sequence genomic region:
- the TNFRSF6B gene encoding tumor necrosis factor receptor superfamily member 6B codes for MSPNPNTTLCAMLSNHTLNVRHSSKWVVTAVVLFLAVPRFSATPTYPRKDPVTHNRVVCHQCPPGTFVAQHCTRDKPTVCSPCPDLHYTQYWNYLEKCRYCNVICGERQVELHRCNSTHNRVCRCRHGYYFESEFCLEHAECPAGSGVVKLGTPYQNTKCEKCPHGFFSSSSSSTEPCKPHQSCSQQGKETNVVGNQFHDTLCTTCKMFKGNGTQESGNEDCEQAVIDFVVYQNIPVRKLKRLQQILEGHLKGILHKDTKAALQEKFHTYLTQLKKDHLELIKVLLDALRAAKLYTVEEMVRKRFSLELEN; via the exons ATGAGTCCTAACCCTAATACCACCCTCTGTGCTATGCTGTCCAACCACACACTGAATGTGAGACATTCATCTAAG TGGGTGGTTACTGCCGTGGTGCTTTTCCTGGCCGTGCCTCGCTTCAGCGCCACTCCCACCTACCCGCGGAAAGACCCTGTGACTCACAACAGAGTGGTGTGCCACCAGTGCCCGCCGGGAACCTTTGTGGCCCAGCACTGCACCAGGGACAAACCCACCGTGTGCTCGCCCTGCCCAGACCTGCACTACACACAGTACTGGAACTACCTGGAGAAGTGTCGATACTGCAACGTCATCTGCGGGGAGCGGCAGGTCGAGCTGCATCGCTGCAACTCCACCCACAACAGAGTGTGCCGCTGTCGGCATGGCTACTACTTCGAGTCCGAGTTCTGCCTCGAGCATGCCGAGTGTCCCGCCGGGTCTGGGGTGGTAAAGCTGG GTACTCCCTATCAGAACACGAAATGTGAGAAGTGCCCCCACGGGTTCTTCTcatcctccagctccagcacagAGCCATGCAAGCCACACCAGAGCTGCTCGCAGCAGGGGAAAGAGACTAATGTCGTAGGAAACCAATTCCATGACACCCTGTGCACCACCTGCAAGATGTTCAAGGGAAACGGAACCCAGGAGTCAG GAAATGAGGACTGCGAACAAGCAGTGATCGATTTTGTGGTTTACCAGAACATCCCGGTGAGAAAGCTGAAGCGCCTCCAGCAAATCCTCGAGGGGCACCTAAAGGGGATCCTCCACAAGGACACCAAGGCTGCCCTTCAGGAAAAGTTCCACACATATCTCACCCAGTTGAAGAAGGACCACTTGGAGCTCATCAAAGTGCTGCTGGATGCACTCCGGGCAGCGAAGCTGTATACGGTGGAAGAGATGGTGCGGAAACGTTTCTCCCTGGAGTTAGAAAATTAA